TCCCAAACGTCAGGTTTCAACGCAGCGACAAGAACCGCCAACACCACCACACACAGCGTGCATCCAACGGATATGCGAAGGGGGTATTTCCACCACACTGGCGATGTTGTGGCCGCTGCTGCCGAAGTTTCGGGCGGGGATGCGGAAACAGAGGCCTTGTTCCATCGCGAATATGTGTGGCCTTTTTCAGATGTCGGGCTGGCTACTTCGTTCCCAATCTTCGGCAATTGATTGCTCATTGGCACGGTTCTCCAAAGGTCGTCGAAAACGATCACGATTCGGTGTTCCTCGGAACACAGGACAAACAACCGCAAATGCCGGGAAAACGCGTCTCAAACTAATGAGCGGATAGTTATCTAATGATGCCCCCAGAGGAGTATAGGTCGTACTGTGGGGCTCATACCTCCGGCATCAGAAAAGAACTTTTGTAGCGGATGCAACAAAAAGGCGGGCGATACCGAGGCTCGCTTGTCGCCAGCCGGTTTTGACCTTTCTCGTTTCATATCCCACACTTTTTCAGCGGCCATCCTGCGCACGGGTGTGCCCGGCGGTCGCGTTCGTCCATTGGAAAGATCGTTAGTTCACAAACATGATCGATCAGCGCGCGTGGTCTGTCCGCGTTCACGAAGACTTCCGTGACCTGGAACAGCTTGAAGGCCAGTGGAATCACTGGGCCGAAGATCCACCGTTCCGTCGCTATGACTGGCAGCGGACGTGGTGGGAGGTTTATGGCCCGGGTTCACTGTCCCGAAAGCGCTCGCGGCTGTGCATCCTGGAGGTCAGACACGGCGAGACGCTCGCTGGGATTGTCCCTCTTTACCGTGAATGGCATCCCCTGTGGGGTTGGGTTCTCCGCTGGCTGGGATCCGGGGAAGTGTGCAGCGACTACCTCGGGCCGATTGCTCCCGCCTGTTATCAGGAGCATGTGGGTCGAGTCGCGATCATCGCACTCCACGCGCTGGCACTGGGAAAAAGTCGCTTTCAGGATGTGACGATCGATCGGTCTCCCGCTCCTCGCCTGACATGCCATCGGATTGACTGGGACGGCATGCGGGCCGACGACCCGGCCGTGCAGGCTGTCCGAATTCAGGCCGAAACGTTGAAATGGGCGCTCGACGTCCGCCCCACAGAGAGTTCCTGGCAGCTCGCTCTGCCGCGGACCTGGGGAGAGTATCTTGACAGCCTTCAGCCCCGCTCAGTACGGCGCCGCTATCGCAAGTTGTCACGCGCGTACCTCGACCATCCTGATCTTGTTCTCCATGTGGTCGGTAAACAGGAAGTCTTCGGGACCCCCTGTGATGATAACTGGCAGTCAGCGTGGAATATTCTGGTGCAACTCCATCAGGCGCGGAGAAGACAAGTTGGAGATCAAGGCCTTTTTGCTTCGACGCAATTCGAGGTGTTCCACAGACGCATTTTGACGGAGTATCTGCCGTCCGGTCGGGCCGCTCTGGCGTGGCTGGAATGGCAGGGCCAGCCTATCGCAGCGGAATATCTTCTTTTGTCGGGCAAGACGGTGATGGCCTACCAATCCGGGATCAACCCCGATTTTCTCACCCTCTCGCCAGGCCACTTAATGAGTCTTTCTCTGATCCGTGAAGCGATTCGCTGGGGATTTGAAACATTCGATCTCCTTCGCGGGGACGAACCTTACAAGAGACATCTTGGCGCCCGACCGACGCCCCTCGTTCGCATTCGCGCGGCGCCACCTCAGGTGAGCGCCCGCTGGCGATTCACCCTGTGGAACTGGGGACGTCATTCCCGGGAATTGCTGCGACGCATGAAAGCAAAAAATATCGATTTCGGAGGCACCATGATGGAGGATGACCAAGTCGCCGCTGTGGACAGTTGATGACCCGCCGTTTCAAATCAGAACGAGAAAGAGCCCATGTCCCGAGCAGGTGAAGCCGGTCAGTTCATGAGGGCTATAAAACAAAGACTGCTGCCGGTGTATTATCTTTCCACCATCCCGCTCCGCAAATGGCTGCGTCGGCGGCTGGCGGAAAGAGGCCGGGCTCCTGTTTCCGTCCTGATGTACCATCGTGTGGCTCGGGACTGCCCTGCATCGTGGTGCACTTCGCTCGCAGCTTTTCGACGGCACGTTGCGTGGCTCCAGCGACATTGCACCGTTCTTTCCCTGGCCCAGGTTCAGGAGAGTCTTTTTTGCGGGAGATGGACCAGCCGTCCGGCGGCTGCGATCACGTTCGACGATGGTTACGCCGATAATCTGCGCGCCCTGGCGGACCTTCTCGAAGCGGGGATGCCCTTCACGTATTTTGTGACGACCGAGAACATTCGCACGGGGGCGCCATTTGAGCACGATCTTGCGCAGGGTTATCGTTTTCGGCCTAATACGCCTGCAGAGATTCGGGCGCTCGCCGACGCGGGGGTTGAAATTGGCTCCCACGGCTGGACCCACGCGGAATTCCACCGACTTTCGCCTGGCGAGCTCTCCCGCCAACTGGAATTCAGTAAGAAATGGTTGGAAGACTTGACCGGACAACCGGTCAGGGCGCTGTCGGTACCGTTTGGGCATCGGGAACACGTCACTCCATGGGTGATTCTTGCAGCCCGACGAGCCGGTTATGACATCGTATGTTCCGCTTACGGGCGTTACAATCTTCCCTTCCGCCACCGCTTTCATATCCTGCGATTCGCGGGAGATAATTGCCTGTGGCGACTTCGCAATCGGCTTACCATTGACCCGCGACTGCTGCACCGAACGCTCCGCGAATACCTTCCCTCTGACGCGGCCCTGGATGTTGACGCAGTGGTCGAACCTCGTCCCCGTGAGCCGGCCCGCGGCGTTACGGAATCGTTTTCGTCAGGCAGCCTACCCATTCTGTCCCTTGGTGAAGATCTCCAGATTTTGTCCTGGCACGAAACCAATGGTGAATCAGCAACAACCGCATTGACTCCCCTCGACATCATCGCAGACAGCCAGTCATGACGATCGACAACGTGTGCCCTCTCCCATATGAAGCCACCTGTTCCGTGGACGAGCAGCCCGTCGTCACAGCGTCGGCCGCTGCGAAGGCGTCGATCTCCTCCCTGATGACGGGCATGGCGCTCTTACTCGCGGCCTCTGTCCTCCAGCGGCTGGTGGGTTTTATTCGCGCTACGCTCTTCTGCCGCTGGCTGGATGCGTCCCAGCTAGGTCTGTGGGATA
This is a stretch of genomic DNA from Thermogutta terrifontis. It encodes these proteins:
- a CDS encoding polysaccharide deacetylase family protein; its protein translation is MSRAGEAGQFMRAIKQRLLPVYYLSTIPLRKWLRRRLAERGRAPVSVLMYHRVARDCPASWCTSLAAFRRHVAWLQRHCTVLSLAQVQESLFCGRWTSRPAAAITFDDGYADNLRALADLLEAGMPFTYFVTTENIRTGAPFEHDLAQGYRFRPNTPAEIRALADAGVEIGSHGWTHAEFHRLSPGELSRQLEFSKKWLEDLTGQPVRALSVPFGHREHVTPWVILAARRAGYDIVCSAYGRYNLPFRHRFHILRFAGDNCLWRLRNRLTIDPRLLHRTLREYLPSDAALDVDAVVEPRPREPARGVTESFSSGSLPILSLGEDLQILSWHETNGESATTALTPLDIIADSQS
- a CDS encoding GNAT family N-acetyltransferase, translating into MIDQRAWSVRVHEDFRDLEQLEGQWNHWAEDPPFRRYDWQRTWWEVYGPGSLSRKRSRLCILEVRHGETLAGIVPLYREWHPLWGWVLRWLGSGEVCSDYLGPIAPACYQEHVGRVAIIALHALALGKSRFQDVTIDRSPAPRLTCHRIDWDGMRADDPAVQAVRIQAETLKWALDVRPTESSWQLALPRTWGEYLDSLQPRSVRRRYRKLSRAYLDHPDLVLHVVGKQEVFGTPCDDNWQSAWNILVQLHQARRRQVGDQGLFASTQFEVFHRRILTEYLPSGRAALAWLEWQGQPIAAEYLLLSGKTVMAYQSGINPDFLTLSPGHLMSLSLIREAIRWGFETFDLLRGDEPYKRHLGARPTPLVRIRAAPPQVSARWRFTLWNWGRHSRELLRRMKAKNIDFGGTMMEDDQVAAVDS